A stretch of the Acanthopagrus latus isolate v.2019 chromosome 9, fAcaLat1.1, whole genome shotgun sequence genome encodes the following:
- the LOC119026460 gene encoding cell surface A33 antigen-like — MATKRLLGWQKLFLILTVLPCCRSLQVSIPQQEYEVARGEDITMTCSFTPARPISNIMVLTWEAYINEEMKVVATYYLRDTIDIAPAYENRAALVVDLDKQVSTLRLTKVTIQDSRRFQCSVMIPGDDEGTTSATTSLLVLVPPSPPICKVQGTAEYFHNITLTCKSEEGSPTPVTEWKSYSVENIPRSFPPKATEKDGALSLFNISRETSGFFICTSTNQIGSASCNLTLSVMPGSMNIGSTAAILGGILAGVVALGIIIYCCCCKKGKKDKNPEGSPEEVNYIRDAPETGEPYKDDKSNSKTKQLTEYFDQDIAPQNNYSVGKAGHTDDDQNSYISGKERHDGKGSDIDSQRYQGDQRDHYQGSRDRLDDQRDRSRGSRDRLDDRDRYGGSRDRLDERDRYGGSRDRLDERDRYGGSRDRLDERDRYRGSRDRLDERDRYGGSRDRLDERDHYRGSRDRLDEQRVRYGGSRDRLDDHGDSYRSSRDRLDYADDVYRD; from the exons ATGGCGACAAAGAGGCTGCTTGGATGGCAAAAGTTATTTCTGATCCTCACAG tgctcCCTTGCTGCAGGAGTTTGCAGGTTTCTATTCCACAGCAGGAGTATGAGGTTGCAAGGGGTGAAGACATTACCATGACCTGCTCCTTCACCCCAGCCAGACCCATCTCCAACATTATGGTCCTCACATGGGAAGCTTATATTAATGAAGAAATG AAAGTCGTTGCCACCTACTATTTAAGGGACACAATTGACATTGCACCTGCCTATGAAAACCGAGCTGCTCTGGTGGTTGACCTCGATAAACAAGTGAGCACACTTCGCTTAACAAAGGTGACCATACAGGACAGCCGCCGTTTCCAATGCAGCGTTATGATCCCCGGTGATGATGAGGGAACAACCTCGGCCACCACTTCCCTTTTGGTCCTGG TCCCTCCCTCACCACCGATCTGCAAAGTTCAGGGAACTGCAGAGTACTTTCACAACATCACCCTCACCTGCAAGTCTGAGGAGGGATCCCCAACACCTGTGACTGAATGGAAGAGCTACAGTGTCGAAAACATTCCCAGATCATTTCCACCTAAGGCAACTGAAA AGGATGGAGCTCTATCTCTCTTCAATATTTCAAGAGAAACATCTGGCTTCTTCATCTGCACATCAACAAATCAAATTGGTTCTGCCAGTTGCAACCTCACCTTATCTGTGATGCCAG gcAGCATGAACATTGGGTCCACTGCAGCAATACTTGGAGGAATCCTTGCAGGTGTTGTGGCTCTGGGGATTATCATCTATTGTTGCTGTTGCAAAAAGGGCAAAAAGGACAAGAATCCTGAAGG cTCCCCTGAAGAAGTGAATTATATCAGAGATGCCCCTGAAACCGGAGAACCGTACAAGGATGACAAgtcaaacagcaaaacaaaacagcttacTGAGTATTTCGACCAAGACATTGCTCCTCAAAACAATTACAGTGTAGGAAAGGCCGGACATACTGACGATGATCAAAACAGTTATATAAGTGGTAAAGAAAGGCATGATGGTAAGGGCAGTGATATTGACTCTCAACGTTACCAGGGTGACCAACGTGATCATTACCAAGGAAGTCGTGATAGGCTCGACGATCAGCGTGATCGTTCTAGGGGCAGTCGGGATCGCCTTGATGATCGGGATCGGTACGGGGGCAGTCGGGATCGCCTTGATGAACGGGATCGTTATGGGGGTAGTCGTGATCGCCTCGATGAACGGGATCGTTACGGGGGCAGTCGTGATCGCCTCGATGAACGGGATCGTTACAGGGGCAGTCGTGATCGCCTTGATGAACGGGATCGTTACGGGGGCAGTCGTGATCGCCTCGATGAACGGGATCATTACAGGGGCAGTCGTGATCGCCTCGATGAGCAGCGCGTTCGTTATGGTGGCAGTCGAGATCGTCTTGATGACCATGGCGATAGTTATCGTAGCAGTCGGGATCGCCTTGACTATGCAGATGATGTATATAGAGACTGA
- the LOC119026099 gene encoding immunoglobulin-like domain-containing receptor 2 isoform X4, with the protein MNLYRLAILLGATVCVCDGVHVTVREKQRFAMLFQSVVLPCQYQTSSTQNPVVQWWYKSYCRDRTRESFTVPETLAVQASELGATSHLECSDSSRTVRVVASAQGQSMTLAEHYKGRDIAIINKADLRIGELQWGDSGVYFCKVVIADDLEGKNEGQLELLVLGRTGQQDDLLPEFDVEIMPEWAFVGSVVLGSILFLLLLGICWCQCCPHSCCCYVRCCCCPDTCCCPRHLYEAGKMAKSGPPPQVPVYPYYIPSVPAVVSVAPSSNTDPKIISIPSVENNLAGASSLSELSSLHDGGTTDFRHTYQTVQMKALPPIADLDDRSVLRAAPPTRSRRLRPDRRNQSDDELDRRWNCSSEHLQRKTLSRRGRTGSLDELEDFARSYDSRGRRPEPPERAYERDYSPPRRFYRDEDDGWNRRSPSPLPQKRRDTWDSDRPARPPQSHGYDDAYLSSVLESKARRGGAAGRLDEDSDTPSKGSSRGKGSNSYYSRSPSNRPEEEDPLPPYSEWEAERYRRAEPTADRYRTAEPPRSERYRTTEPAPRPFCYTRPHQGASHTLQGGREERERNRNLRQLSFLHGSSFQR; encoded by the exons ATGAACCTTTACCGGCTGGCTATATTACTGGGAGCGACAG tgtgtgtgtgcgatggCGTGCACGTCACAGTACGAGAGAAGCAGCGGTTTGCAATGCTCTTCCAGTCCGTTGTCCTCCCGTGTCAGTACCAGACATCATCCACCCAGAACCCGGTGGTGCAGTGGTGGTACAAGTCCTACTGTCGAGACCGCACGCGAGAGTCCTTCACCGTGCCCGAGACTCTGGCCGTCCAGGCCTCTGAGCTGGGCGCCACGTCCCACCTGGAGTGCTCCGACAGCAGCCGCACAGTCCGGGTTGTTGCCTCAGCGCAGGGACAATCAATGACGCTGGCTGAGCACTACAAAGGCAGGGACATCGCCATCATAAACA AGGCAGACCTGCGTATCGGGGAGCTGCAGTGGGGCGACAGTGGAGTGTACTTCTGCAAAGTCGTCATTGCTGATGACCTGGAGGGGAAGAACGAGGGCCAGCTGGAGTTACTGGTGCTCG GCAGGACAGGTCAGCAGGACGATCTCCTACCTGAGTTTGATGTGGAGATTATGCCAG AGTGGGCGTTTGTGGGATCTGTAGTCCTGGGCAGCATCTTGTTCCTGTTACTGTTGGGGATCTGCTGGTGCCAGTGTTGTCctcactcctgctgctgctacgtccgctgctgctgctgtcctgacacCTGCTGCTGTCCACGACACC TATACGAGGCGGGGAAGATGGCAAAGAGTGGACCGCCTCCTCAGGTTCCTGTGTATCCGTACTACATTCCCAGTGTGCCTGCTGTGGTTTCTGTGGCCCCTTCATCCAACACAGACCCAAAGATCATCTCTATCCCCTCAGTGGAGAATAACCTGGCTGGAG CCAGCAGCCTATCAGAGCTGAGCTCTCTTCACGATGGAGGAACTACAGACTTCAGACACACCTATCAGACGGTCCAGATGAAGGCGCTCCCGCCCATCGCAGACCTCGACGACCGGTCGGTGCTGAGAGCAGCTCCGCCCACACGCAGTCGAAGGCTCAGACCAGACAGACGCAACCAGTCAGATGATGAGCTGGACAGACG GTGGAACTGTAGCTCAGAGCACCTACAGAGGAAGACGTTGAGCAGAAGAGGGCGCACAGGCTCCCTGGACGAGCTGGAGGATTTCGCCCGGTCTTACGACTCCAGAGGACGTCGGCCCGAGCCTCCAGAGCGGGCCTACGAGCGGGATTACAGCCCTCCCAGACGTTTCTACAGAGATGAGGATGATGGATGGAACCGCCGCAGCCCCTCACCTTTACCACAGAAGAGAAGGGACACGTGGGACAGTGACCGCCCCGCCCGACCACCTCAAAGCCATGGATACGACGACGCCTACCTCAGCAGTGTGCTGGAAAGCAAAGCGAGGCGGGGAGGAGCCGCTGGCAGGCTGGACGAGGACAGTGACACTCCCTCTAAGGGCAGCTCCAGAGGAAAGGGCAGCAATAGTTACTACAGCCGGTCTCCTAGCAACcgtccagaggaggaggacccTTTGCCACCGTACTCTGAGTGGGAGGCTGAGCGGTACCGCAGGGCTGAGCCGACTGCGGACAGGTACCGCACCGCAGAACCTCCCAGGTCAGAGCGATACAGGACCACTGAACCAGCACCGAGGCCTTTCTGTTACACCAGGCCCCACCAGGGGGCGTCCCACACACTGCAGGGGGGcagagaggagcgagagagaaacagaaacctg AGACAGCTCAGTTTCCTGCATGGGTCATCTTTCCAGCGGTGA
- the LOC119026099 gene encoding immunoglobulin-like domain-containing receptor 2 isoform X1 has translation MNLYRLAILLGATVCVCDGVHVTVREKQRFAMLFQSVVLPCQYQTSSTQNPVVQWWYKSYCRDRTRESFTVPETLAVQASELGATSHLECSDSSRTVRVVASAQGQSMTLAEHYKGRDIAIINKADLRIGELQWGDSGVYFCKVVIADDLEGKNEGQLELLVLGRTGQQDDLLPEFDVEIMPEWAFVGSVVLGSILFLLLLGICWCQCCPHSCCCYVRCCCCPDTCCCPRHLYEAGKMAKSGPPPQVPVYPYYIPSVPAVVSVAPSSNTDPKIISIPSVENNLAGVRSGYRVKASPDQDSMKVLYYIEKELAQFPSAKMAALKPSSLSELSSLHDGGTTDFRHTYQTVQMKALPPIADLDDRSVLRAAPPTRSRRLRPDRRNQSDDELDRRWNCSSEHLQRKTLSRRGRTGSLDELEDFARSYDSRGRRPEPPERAYERDYSPPRRFYRDEDDGWNRRSPSPLPQKRRDTWDSDRPARPPQSHGYDDAYLSSVLESKARRGGAAGRLDEDSDTPSKGSSRGKGSNSYYSRSPSNRPEEEDPLPPYSEWEAERYRRAEPTADRYRTAEPPRSERYRTTEPAPRPFCYTRPHQGASHTLQGGREERERNRNLRQLSFLHGSSFQR, from the exons ATGAACCTTTACCGGCTGGCTATATTACTGGGAGCGACAG tgtgtgtgtgcgatggCGTGCACGTCACAGTACGAGAGAAGCAGCGGTTTGCAATGCTCTTCCAGTCCGTTGTCCTCCCGTGTCAGTACCAGACATCATCCACCCAGAACCCGGTGGTGCAGTGGTGGTACAAGTCCTACTGTCGAGACCGCACGCGAGAGTCCTTCACCGTGCCCGAGACTCTGGCCGTCCAGGCCTCTGAGCTGGGCGCCACGTCCCACCTGGAGTGCTCCGACAGCAGCCGCACAGTCCGGGTTGTTGCCTCAGCGCAGGGACAATCAATGACGCTGGCTGAGCACTACAAAGGCAGGGACATCGCCATCATAAACA AGGCAGACCTGCGTATCGGGGAGCTGCAGTGGGGCGACAGTGGAGTGTACTTCTGCAAAGTCGTCATTGCTGATGACCTGGAGGGGAAGAACGAGGGCCAGCTGGAGTTACTGGTGCTCG GCAGGACAGGTCAGCAGGACGATCTCCTACCTGAGTTTGATGTGGAGATTATGCCAG AGTGGGCGTTTGTGGGATCTGTAGTCCTGGGCAGCATCTTGTTCCTGTTACTGTTGGGGATCTGCTGGTGCCAGTGTTGTCctcactcctgctgctgctacgtccgctgctgctgctgtcctgacacCTGCTGCTGTCCACGACACC TATACGAGGCGGGGAAGATGGCAAAGAGTGGACCGCCTCCTCAGGTTCCTGTGTATCCGTACTACATTCCCAGTGTGCCTGCTGTGGTTTCTGTGGCCCCTTCATCCAACACAGACCCAAAGATCATCTCTATCCCCTCAGTGGAGAATAACCTGGCTGGAG TGCGCAGTGGTTATCGAGTGAAAGCCAGTCCAGACCAGGACTCAATGAAAGTTCTGTACTACATAGAGAAGGAGCTGGCTCAGTTTCCATCTGCCAAGATGGCTGCACTCAAAC CCAGCAGCCTATCAGAGCTGAGCTCTCTTCACGATGGAGGAACTACAGACTTCAGACACACCTATCAGACGGTCCAGATGAAGGCGCTCCCGCCCATCGCAGACCTCGACGACCGGTCGGTGCTGAGAGCAGCTCCGCCCACACGCAGTCGAAGGCTCAGACCAGACAGACGCAACCAGTCAGATGATGAGCTGGACAGACG GTGGAACTGTAGCTCAGAGCACCTACAGAGGAAGACGTTGAGCAGAAGAGGGCGCACAGGCTCCCTGGACGAGCTGGAGGATTTCGCCCGGTCTTACGACTCCAGAGGACGTCGGCCCGAGCCTCCAGAGCGGGCCTACGAGCGGGATTACAGCCCTCCCAGACGTTTCTACAGAGATGAGGATGATGGATGGAACCGCCGCAGCCCCTCACCTTTACCACAGAAGAGAAGGGACACGTGGGACAGTGACCGCCCCGCCCGACCACCTCAAAGCCATGGATACGACGACGCCTACCTCAGCAGTGTGCTGGAAAGCAAAGCGAGGCGGGGAGGAGCCGCTGGCAGGCTGGACGAGGACAGTGACACTCCCTCTAAGGGCAGCTCCAGAGGAAAGGGCAGCAATAGTTACTACAGCCGGTCTCCTAGCAACcgtccagaggaggaggacccTTTGCCACCGTACTCTGAGTGGGAGGCTGAGCGGTACCGCAGGGCTGAGCCGACTGCGGACAGGTACCGCACCGCAGAACCTCCCAGGTCAGAGCGATACAGGACCACTGAACCAGCACCGAGGCCTTTCTGTTACACCAGGCCCCACCAGGGGGCGTCCCACACACTGCAGGGGGGcagagaggagcgagagagaaacagaaacctg AGACAGCTCAGTTTCCTGCATGGGTCATCTTTCCAGCGGTGA
- the LOC119026099 gene encoding immunoglobulin-like domain-containing receptor 2 isoform X3, whose amino-acid sequence MNLYRLAILLGATVCVCDGVHVTVREKQRFAMLFQSVVLPCQYQTSSTQNPVVQWWYKSYCRDRTRESFTVPETLAVQASELGATSHLECSDSSRTVRVVASAQGQSMTLAEHYKGRDIAIINKADLRIGELQWGDSGVYFCKVVIADDLEGKNEGQLELLVLEWAFVGSVVLGSILFLLLLGICWCQCCPHSCCCYVRCCCCPDTCCCPRHLYEAGKMAKSGPPPQVPVYPYYIPSVPAVVSVAPSSNTDPKIISIPSVENNLAGVRSGYRVKASPDQDSMKVLYYIEKELAQFPSAKMAALKPSSLSELSSLHDGGTTDFRHTYQTVQMKALPPIADLDDRSVLRAAPPTRSRRLRPDRRNQSDDELDRRWNCSSEHLQRKTLSRRGRTGSLDELEDFARSYDSRGRRPEPPERAYERDYSPPRRFYRDEDDGWNRRSPSPLPQKRRDTWDSDRPARPPQSHGYDDAYLSSVLESKARRGGAAGRLDEDSDTPSKGSSRGKGSNSYYSRSPSNRPEEEDPLPPYSEWEAERYRRAEPTADRYRTAEPPRSERYRTTEPAPRPFCYTRPHQGASHTLQGGREERERNRNLRQLSFLHGSSFQR is encoded by the exons ATGAACCTTTACCGGCTGGCTATATTACTGGGAGCGACAG tgtgtgtgtgcgatggCGTGCACGTCACAGTACGAGAGAAGCAGCGGTTTGCAATGCTCTTCCAGTCCGTTGTCCTCCCGTGTCAGTACCAGACATCATCCACCCAGAACCCGGTGGTGCAGTGGTGGTACAAGTCCTACTGTCGAGACCGCACGCGAGAGTCCTTCACCGTGCCCGAGACTCTGGCCGTCCAGGCCTCTGAGCTGGGCGCCACGTCCCACCTGGAGTGCTCCGACAGCAGCCGCACAGTCCGGGTTGTTGCCTCAGCGCAGGGACAATCAATGACGCTGGCTGAGCACTACAAAGGCAGGGACATCGCCATCATAAACA AGGCAGACCTGCGTATCGGGGAGCTGCAGTGGGGCGACAGTGGAGTGTACTTCTGCAAAGTCGTCATTGCTGATGACCTGGAGGGGAAGAACGAGGGCCAGCTGGAGTTACTGGTGCTCG AGTGGGCGTTTGTGGGATCTGTAGTCCTGGGCAGCATCTTGTTCCTGTTACTGTTGGGGATCTGCTGGTGCCAGTGTTGTCctcactcctgctgctgctacgtccgctgctgctgctgtcctgacacCTGCTGCTGTCCACGACACC TATACGAGGCGGGGAAGATGGCAAAGAGTGGACCGCCTCCTCAGGTTCCTGTGTATCCGTACTACATTCCCAGTGTGCCTGCTGTGGTTTCTGTGGCCCCTTCATCCAACACAGACCCAAAGATCATCTCTATCCCCTCAGTGGAGAATAACCTGGCTGGAG TGCGCAGTGGTTATCGAGTGAAAGCCAGTCCAGACCAGGACTCAATGAAAGTTCTGTACTACATAGAGAAGGAGCTGGCTCAGTTTCCATCTGCCAAGATGGCTGCACTCAAAC CCAGCAGCCTATCAGAGCTGAGCTCTCTTCACGATGGAGGAACTACAGACTTCAGACACACCTATCAGACGGTCCAGATGAAGGCGCTCCCGCCCATCGCAGACCTCGACGACCGGTCGGTGCTGAGAGCAGCTCCGCCCACACGCAGTCGAAGGCTCAGACCAGACAGACGCAACCAGTCAGATGATGAGCTGGACAGACG GTGGAACTGTAGCTCAGAGCACCTACAGAGGAAGACGTTGAGCAGAAGAGGGCGCACAGGCTCCCTGGACGAGCTGGAGGATTTCGCCCGGTCTTACGACTCCAGAGGACGTCGGCCCGAGCCTCCAGAGCGGGCCTACGAGCGGGATTACAGCCCTCCCAGACGTTTCTACAGAGATGAGGATGATGGATGGAACCGCCGCAGCCCCTCACCTTTACCACAGAAGAGAAGGGACACGTGGGACAGTGACCGCCCCGCCCGACCACCTCAAAGCCATGGATACGACGACGCCTACCTCAGCAGTGTGCTGGAAAGCAAAGCGAGGCGGGGAGGAGCCGCTGGCAGGCTGGACGAGGACAGTGACACTCCCTCTAAGGGCAGCTCCAGAGGAAAGGGCAGCAATAGTTACTACAGCCGGTCTCCTAGCAACcgtccagaggaggaggacccTTTGCCACCGTACTCTGAGTGGGAGGCTGAGCGGTACCGCAGGGCTGAGCCGACTGCGGACAGGTACCGCACCGCAGAACCTCCCAGGTCAGAGCGATACAGGACCACTGAACCAGCACCGAGGCCTTTCTGTTACACCAGGCCCCACCAGGGGGCGTCCCACACACTGCAGGGGGGcagagaggagcgagagagaaacagaaacctg AGACAGCTCAGTTTCCTGCATGGGTCATCTTTCCAGCGGTGA
- the LOC119026099 gene encoding immunoglobulin-like domain-containing receptor 2 isoform X5 — protein sequence MNLYRLAILLGATVCVCDGVHVTVREKQRFAMLFQSVVLPCQYQTSSTQNPVVQWWYKSYCRDRTRESFTVPETLAVQASELGATSHLECSDSSRTVRVVASAQGQSMTLAEHYKGRDIAIINKADLRIGELQWGDSGVYFCKVVIADDLEGKNEGQLELLVLGRTGQQDDLLPEFDVEIMPEWAFVGSVVLGSILFLLLLGICWCQCCPHSCCCYVRCCCCPDTCCCPRHLYEAGKMAKSGPPPQVPVYPYYIPSVPAVVSVAPSSNTDPKIISIPSVENNLAGASSLSELSSLHDGGTTDFRHTYQTVQMKALPPIADLDDRSVLRAAPPTRSRRLRPDRRNQSDDELDRRWNCSSEHLQRKTLSRRGRTGSLDELEDFARSYDSRGRRPEPPERAYERDYSPPRRFYRDEDDGWNRRSPSPLPQKRRDTWDSDRPARPPQSHGYDDAYLSSVLESKARRGGAAGRLDEDSDTPSKGSSRGKGSNSYYSRSPSNRPEEEDPLPPYSEWEAERYRRAEPTADRYRTAEPPRSERYRTTEPAPRPFCYTRPHQGASHTLQGGREERERNRNLSTALSRDSLIV from the exons ATGAACCTTTACCGGCTGGCTATATTACTGGGAGCGACAG tgtgtgtgtgcgatggCGTGCACGTCACAGTACGAGAGAAGCAGCGGTTTGCAATGCTCTTCCAGTCCGTTGTCCTCCCGTGTCAGTACCAGACATCATCCACCCAGAACCCGGTGGTGCAGTGGTGGTACAAGTCCTACTGTCGAGACCGCACGCGAGAGTCCTTCACCGTGCCCGAGACTCTGGCCGTCCAGGCCTCTGAGCTGGGCGCCACGTCCCACCTGGAGTGCTCCGACAGCAGCCGCACAGTCCGGGTTGTTGCCTCAGCGCAGGGACAATCAATGACGCTGGCTGAGCACTACAAAGGCAGGGACATCGCCATCATAAACA AGGCAGACCTGCGTATCGGGGAGCTGCAGTGGGGCGACAGTGGAGTGTACTTCTGCAAAGTCGTCATTGCTGATGACCTGGAGGGGAAGAACGAGGGCCAGCTGGAGTTACTGGTGCTCG GCAGGACAGGTCAGCAGGACGATCTCCTACCTGAGTTTGATGTGGAGATTATGCCAG AGTGGGCGTTTGTGGGATCTGTAGTCCTGGGCAGCATCTTGTTCCTGTTACTGTTGGGGATCTGCTGGTGCCAGTGTTGTCctcactcctgctgctgctacgtccgctgctgctgctgtcctgacacCTGCTGCTGTCCACGACACC TATACGAGGCGGGGAAGATGGCAAAGAGTGGACCGCCTCCTCAGGTTCCTGTGTATCCGTACTACATTCCCAGTGTGCCTGCTGTGGTTTCTGTGGCCCCTTCATCCAACACAGACCCAAAGATCATCTCTATCCCCTCAGTGGAGAATAACCTGGCTGGAG CCAGCAGCCTATCAGAGCTGAGCTCTCTTCACGATGGAGGAACTACAGACTTCAGACACACCTATCAGACGGTCCAGATGAAGGCGCTCCCGCCCATCGCAGACCTCGACGACCGGTCGGTGCTGAGAGCAGCTCCGCCCACACGCAGTCGAAGGCTCAGACCAGACAGACGCAACCAGTCAGATGATGAGCTGGACAGACG GTGGAACTGTAGCTCAGAGCACCTACAGAGGAAGACGTTGAGCAGAAGAGGGCGCACAGGCTCCCTGGACGAGCTGGAGGATTTCGCCCGGTCTTACGACTCCAGAGGACGTCGGCCCGAGCCTCCAGAGCGGGCCTACGAGCGGGATTACAGCCCTCCCAGACGTTTCTACAGAGATGAGGATGATGGATGGAACCGCCGCAGCCCCTCACCTTTACCACAGAAGAGAAGGGACACGTGGGACAGTGACCGCCCCGCCCGACCACCTCAAAGCCATGGATACGACGACGCCTACCTCAGCAGTGTGCTGGAAAGCAAAGCGAGGCGGGGAGGAGCCGCTGGCAGGCTGGACGAGGACAGTGACACTCCCTCTAAGGGCAGCTCCAGAGGAAAGGGCAGCAATAGTTACTACAGCCGGTCTCCTAGCAACcgtccagaggaggaggacccTTTGCCACCGTACTCTGAGTGGGAGGCTGAGCGGTACCGCAGGGCTGAGCCGACTGCGGACAGGTACCGCACCGCAGAACCTCCCAGGTCAGAGCGATACAGGACCACTGAACCAGCACCGAGGCCTTTCTGTTACACCAGGCCCCACCAGGGGGCGTCCCACACACTGCAGGGGGGcagagaggagcgagagagaaacagaaacctg AGCACTGCACTGAGCAGGGACTCTCTCATAGTGTGA
- the LOC119026099 gene encoding immunoglobulin-like domain-containing receptor 2 isoform X2 gives MNLYRLAILLGATVCVCDGVHVTVREKQRFAMLFQSVVLPCQYQTSSTQNPVVQWWYKSYCRDRTRESFTVPETLAVQASELGATSHLECSDSSRTVRVVASAQGQSMTLAEHYKGRDIAIINKADLRIGELQWGDSGVYFCKVVIADDLEGKNEGQLELLVLGRTGQQDDLLPEFDVEIMPEWAFVGSVVLGSILFLLLLGICWCQCCPHSCCCYVRCCCCPDTCCCPRHLYEAGKMAKSGPPPQVPVYPYYIPSVPAVVSVAPSSNTDPKIISIPSVENNLAGVRSGYRVKASPDQDSMKVLYYIEKELAQFPSAKMAALKPSSLSELSSLHDGGTTDFRHTYQTVQMKALPPIADLDDRSVLRAAPPTRSRRLRPDRRNQSDDELDRRWNCSSEHLQRKTLSRRGRTGSLDELEDFARSYDSRGRRPEPPERAYERDYSPPRRFYRDEDDGWNRRSPSPLPQKRRDTWDSDRPARPPQSHGYDDAYLSSVLESKARRGGAAGRLDEDSDTPSKGSSRGKGSNSYYSRSPSNRPEEEDPLPPYSEWEAERYRRAEPTADRYRTAEPPRSERYRTTEPAPRPFCYTRPHQGASHTLQGGREERERNRNLSTALSRDSLIV, from the exons ATGAACCTTTACCGGCTGGCTATATTACTGGGAGCGACAG tgtgtgtgtgcgatggCGTGCACGTCACAGTACGAGAGAAGCAGCGGTTTGCAATGCTCTTCCAGTCCGTTGTCCTCCCGTGTCAGTACCAGACATCATCCACCCAGAACCCGGTGGTGCAGTGGTGGTACAAGTCCTACTGTCGAGACCGCACGCGAGAGTCCTTCACCGTGCCCGAGACTCTGGCCGTCCAGGCCTCTGAGCTGGGCGCCACGTCCCACCTGGAGTGCTCCGACAGCAGCCGCACAGTCCGGGTTGTTGCCTCAGCGCAGGGACAATCAATGACGCTGGCTGAGCACTACAAAGGCAGGGACATCGCCATCATAAACA AGGCAGACCTGCGTATCGGGGAGCTGCAGTGGGGCGACAGTGGAGTGTACTTCTGCAAAGTCGTCATTGCTGATGACCTGGAGGGGAAGAACGAGGGCCAGCTGGAGTTACTGGTGCTCG GCAGGACAGGTCAGCAGGACGATCTCCTACCTGAGTTTGATGTGGAGATTATGCCAG AGTGGGCGTTTGTGGGATCTGTAGTCCTGGGCAGCATCTTGTTCCTGTTACTGTTGGGGATCTGCTGGTGCCAGTGTTGTCctcactcctgctgctgctacgtccgctgctgctgctgtcctgacacCTGCTGCTGTCCACGACACC TATACGAGGCGGGGAAGATGGCAAAGAGTGGACCGCCTCCTCAGGTTCCTGTGTATCCGTACTACATTCCCAGTGTGCCTGCTGTGGTTTCTGTGGCCCCTTCATCCAACACAGACCCAAAGATCATCTCTATCCCCTCAGTGGAGAATAACCTGGCTGGAG TGCGCAGTGGTTATCGAGTGAAAGCCAGTCCAGACCAGGACTCAATGAAAGTTCTGTACTACATAGAGAAGGAGCTGGCTCAGTTTCCATCTGCCAAGATGGCTGCACTCAAAC CCAGCAGCCTATCAGAGCTGAGCTCTCTTCACGATGGAGGAACTACAGACTTCAGACACACCTATCAGACGGTCCAGATGAAGGCGCTCCCGCCCATCGCAGACCTCGACGACCGGTCGGTGCTGAGAGCAGCTCCGCCCACACGCAGTCGAAGGCTCAGACCAGACAGACGCAACCAGTCAGATGATGAGCTGGACAGACG GTGGAACTGTAGCTCAGAGCACCTACAGAGGAAGACGTTGAGCAGAAGAGGGCGCACAGGCTCCCTGGACGAGCTGGAGGATTTCGCCCGGTCTTACGACTCCAGAGGACGTCGGCCCGAGCCTCCAGAGCGGGCCTACGAGCGGGATTACAGCCCTCCCAGACGTTTCTACAGAGATGAGGATGATGGATGGAACCGCCGCAGCCCCTCACCTTTACCACAGAAGAGAAGGGACACGTGGGACAGTGACCGCCCCGCCCGACCACCTCAAAGCCATGGATACGACGACGCCTACCTCAGCAGTGTGCTGGAAAGCAAAGCGAGGCGGGGAGGAGCCGCTGGCAGGCTGGACGAGGACAGTGACACTCCCTCTAAGGGCAGCTCCAGAGGAAAGGGCAGCAATAGTTACTACAGCCGGTCTCCTAGCAACcgtccagaggaggaggacccTTTGCCACCGTACTCTGAGTGGGAGGCTGAGCGGTACCGCAGGGCTGAGCCGACTGCGGACAGGTACCGCACCGCAGAACCTCCCAGGTCAGAGCGATACAGGACCACTGAACCAGCACCGAGGCCTTTCTGTTACACCAGGCCCCACCAGGGGGCGTCCCACACACTGCAGGGGGGcagagaggagcgagagagaaacagaaacctg AGCACTGCACTGAGCAGGGACTCTCTCATAGTGTGA